A stretch of Kyrpidia spormannii DNA encodes these proteins:
- a CDS encoding nucleotidyltransferase domain-containing protein — MNSLERLKFFGPRHRTYVCLVLERVQKYYADRLLAFAIYGSYARRENRMNSDLDLLIVLREASIRRERIEEFITEVEMFCESEAQELYEQDGVLCDLSPMLLVEEEALQFQPIYSQI; from the coding sequence ATGAATTCGTTGGAACGATTGAAATTTTTCGGTCCTCGGCATCGCACGTATGTGTGTCTCGTGTTGGAACGTGTTCAGAAGTATTACGCCGATCGACTTCTTGCCTTTGCGATCTACGGGTCTTATGCCCGAAGGGAGAACCGGATGAATTCGGATTTGGATTTACTGATCGTGCTTCGGGAGGCCTCGATCCGTCGGGAGCGGATTGAGGAGTTTATTACGGAGGTCGAGATGTTCTGTGAGTCTGAAGCCCAGGAATTGTATGAACAGGATGGTGTGCTGTGTGATCTCTCACCGATGCTGCTCGTCGAGGAGGAAGCGCTCCAGTTTCAGCCGATTTACTCACAGATATGA
- a CDS encoding DUF1292 domain-containing protein: MLTDEEGGEHPFRVIDVIEVEGKIYAILLPDAGDVDEAGMEEAVIFRVEEDENGEEVLYDIEDDDEWERVAEAYSQMAEEE; encoded by the coding sequence GTGTTGACGGATGAAGAGGGTGGGGAGCACCCATTTCGGGTTATTGACGTGATCGAGGTGGAAGGGAAGATCTACGCGATTCTCTTGCCTGATGCCGGGGATGTGGACGAGGCTGGCATGGAAGAAGCTGTAATTTTTCGGGTGGAGGAAGACGAGAACGGCGAAGAAGTGCTCTACGACATCGAAGATGACGACGAATGGGAGCGGGTGGCGGAGGCCTACAGCCAGATGGCCGAGGAGGAATAA
- the ruvX gene encoding Holliday junction resolvase RuvX — translation MSRILGLDVGRVRIGVAVSDPLGLVAQGLEVVAVDDEESALARIEGLIAEWGVERVVVGLPRNMDNSLGAQGRYTEEFAEKLRHRVRVPVDLWDERLTTVVAEKTLIGAGLRRARRKKVVDQVAATVLLQSYLDAHPDEGGSGYGFRRPGGQSGVDG, via the coding sequence ATGAGCCGGATTCTGGGGCTGGACGTCGGACGGGTGCGCATCGGCGTGGCGGTGAGTGATCCTTTGGGACTCGTGGCGCAGGGGCTCGAAGTTGTGGCCGTGGACGACGAGGAGTCTGCCTTGGCTCGTATCGAAGGGTTGATCGCCGAGTGGGGCGTCGAGCGGGTCGTGGTGGGATTGCCCCGGAACATGGATAATTCCCTGGGGGCCCAAGGCCGCTATACGGAGGAATTCGCGGAAAAACTCCGCCATCGCGTGCGGGTTCCCGTCGATCTGTGGGACGAGCGTCTGACCACCGTCGTGGCAGAGAAGACTTTAATTGGTGCGGGGTTGCGAAGGGCCAGGCGCAAGAAAGTCGTGGACCAGGTGGCGGCGACGGTGTTACTCCAAAGCTATCTGGACGCTCATCCAGATGAAGGGGGATCAGGATATGGCTTCCGAAGACCGGGAGGACAGAGTGGTGTTGACGGATGA
- a CDS encoding IreB family regulatory phosphoprotein — MHSSMDETMHFNVQKDGSSAVREALLTAYDALKEKGYNPLHQLVGYLLSGDPAYITSHRDARNRIRRLERDELLEELVRTYLAVHRPE, encoded by the coding sequence ATGCATTCCTCCATGGACGAAACGATGCACTTTAACGTGCAGAAAGACGGATCTTCCGCGGTCCGAGAGGCATTGTTGACGGCGTATGATGCCTTAAAAGAGAAGGGTTACAATCCTCTTCATCAGTTGGTGGGGTATCTATTGTCCGGAGATCCGGCTTACATCACCAGTCACCGCGACGCCAGAAACCGCATCCGCCGGTTGGAAAGAGACGAGTTGTTGGAGGAGTTGGTGCGGACCTATCTGGCGGTGCATCGTCCGGAATGA
- the alaS gene encoding alanine--tRNA ligase: protein MKGAEIRKKFLEFFASKDHDVYPSASLVPVDDPSLLWINAGMAPLKPFFDGRKVPPNPRIASSQKCIRTNDIENVGKTARHQTFFEMLGNFSIGDYFKKEAIDWAWEFLTEHMGLDPERLSVTIHPEDDEAYELWHRRIGVPAHRIFRMEDNFWEIGEGPSGPCSEIFYDRGEDRGCGRPDCNVGCECDRFLEIWNLVFTQFNHNPDGTYTPLPKKNIDTGMGLERMASVMQDVDSNFDTDLFRPIIEAAAEAAGVQYGRKTQWDVALKVIADHIRTAVFAVGDGVLPGNEGRSYVIRRLLRRAVRYGRNLGFDRPFLYRLVPVVGEVMGEAYPEIVEKGDFIVRAVKAEEERFLETLAEGEQVLEDYIEKLRSAGRTTLAGEDAFRLYDTFGFPIDLTKEIASEQGIDVDEEGFAQALEAQRERARAARQDVESMQSKRGVLVDLEAPSRFVGYDVLETQTRVEVLVVDDRVVERVSEGDQCLIVLNETPFYAESGGQVADRGTIETATARLEVEDVQKAPRGQHVHRCRVVRGTVTAGEVVRARVDRRYREDIIKNHTATHLLHKALREVLGEHVAQAGSLVADSRLRFDFSHYGPLAPEELEAVERVVNEEIWRNEPVDIREMPLDEAKAMGAMALFGEKYGERVRVVKAGDFSIELCGGCHVRRTSEIGVFKIVSETGIGSGVRRIEAVTGRHAYAFLDSRLKGLDRAASLLRVAPADVPDKLEQVLGDMKETERELESWRDRWIRGQALRLVDRVTDIQGVPVVAEVVEGATPDQMRRMVDVLRETIHSGVVVLGSKQEDKVMFVAAVSPDWVAKGLHAGQLVKEVAAAAGGGGGGKPDLAQAGGRHPEKLAEALSRVPGWVMRQRGAGVS from the coding sequence GTGAAGGGCGCAGAGATTCGAAAGAAATTCCTGGAGTTCTTCGCATCTAAAGATCATGACGTCTATCCCAGCGCCAGTCTCGTCCCGGTGGACGATCCGTCGCTGTTGTGGATCAACGCAGGTATGGCGCCGTTGAAGCCTTTTTTCGACGGGCGCAAAGTGCCGCCGAATCCGCGCATCGCCAGTTCTCAGAAGTGCATTCGAACCAACGACATTGAGAATGTGGGGAAGACGGCCCGGCATCAGACCTTTTTCGAGATGTTGGGGAACTTCTCCATCGGGGACTATTTTAAGAAAGAGGCCATCGACTGGGCCTGGGAGTTCCTCACCGAGCACATGGGCCTGGATCCCGAGCGCCTGTCGGTGACGATTCATCCCGAAGATGACGAGGCTTACGAGCTGTGGCACCGGCGGATTGGGGTGCCCGCCCACCGGATTTTCCGGATGGAGGACAACTTCTGGGAAATCGGGGAGGGCCCCAGCGGGCCATGCTCCGAGATTTTCTACGATCGGGGAGAAGATCGGGGCTGTGGGCGGCCGGATTGCAACGTCGGGTGTGAGTGCGACCGTTTCCTGGAGATTTGGAACCTGGTGTTTACGCAGTTCAATCACAATCCCGACGGCACGTATACGCCGCTTCCAAAGAAGAACATCGACACGGGAATGGGCCTGGAGCGAATGGCGTCCGTCATGCAGGATGTGGACAGCAACTTTGACACCGATCTGTTCCGCCCCATCATCGAAGCGGCTGCCGAGGCGGCTGGAGTCCAGTACGGCCGAAAAACCCAGTGGGATGTCGCCCTCAAAGTGATCGCCGACCACATTCGGACGGCGGTCTTCGCTGTGGGGGACGGGGTTCTGCCCGGCAACGAAGGGCGGAGCTATGTTATCCGCCGGCTCTTGAGGCGGGCGGTGCGATACGGGCGGAACCTGGGGTTCGACCGTCCATTCTTGTACCGGTTGGTGCCGGTGGTCGGGGAGGTTATGGGGGAAGCGTATCCCGAGATCGTAGAAAAAGGGGATTTTATCGTACGGGCGGTCAAAGCGGAAGAGGAGCGGTTTCTGGAAACTCTGGCCGAAGGCGAGCAGGTGCTGGAAGACTATATCGAAAAGCTGCGGTCGGCGGGTCGGACGACCCTAGCCGGGGAAGACGCTTTCCGGCTTTATGACACTTTCGGCTTCCCCATCGATCTCACCAAGGAGATTGCTAGCGAGCAAGGGATCGACGTGGATGAAGAGGGGTTCGCCCAGGCTTTGGAGGCTCAGAGAGAGCGGGCCCGGGCGGCTCGGCAGGACGTGGAGAGCATGCAGTCCAAGCGAGGGGTGTTGGTGGATCTTGAGGCCCCGAGTCGCTTTGTCGGCTACGACGTATTGGAGACCCAAACCCGGGTCGAGGTGCTGGTGGTGGATGACCGGGTGGTGGAGCGGGTATCCGAGGGCGACCAGTGTTTGATCGTGTTGAATGAGACGCCCTTTTACGCCGAGAGCGGTGGCCAGGTGGCTGATCGGGGCACCATCGAAACCGCCACTGCCCGGCTGGAGGTGGAAGATGTGCAAAAGGCCCCCCGGGGGCAGCACGTGCACCGGTGCCGGGTGGTGAGGGGCACGGTGACGGCCGGGGAAGTGGTGCGGGCTCGGGTGGATCGCCGCTACCGGGAGGATATCATCAAGAACCACACCGCTACCCATCTGTTGCACAAAGCCCTGCGGGAGGTGCTCGGGGAGCACGTGGCCCAGGCGGGATCCCTGGTGGCGGACAGCCGGCTGCGTTTTGACTTCTCTCATTATGGCCCTTTGGCGCCGGAAGAGCTGGAGGCGGTGGAACGGGTCGTGAATGAGGAGATCTGGCGCAATGAACCCGTGGACATTCGGGAGATGCCCCTGGATGAAGCCAAAGCCATGGGAGCCATGGCACTGTTTGGAGAAAAATACGGTGAGCGGGTCCGGGTGGTCAAAGCGGGGGATTTCAGCATTGAACTGTGCGGAGGGTGCCACGTCCGCCGGACGAGTGAGATCGGGGTTTTCAAAATTGTTTCGGAAACGGGGATCGGTTCGGGAGTGCGGCGGATTGAGGCAGTGACGGGTCGCCACGCCTACGCATTTCTGGATTCGCGCCTGAAGGGGTTGGATCGGGCCGCGTCCCTCCTGCGAGTGGCCCCGGCGGATGTACCGGATAAGTTAGAGCAAGTCCTCGGGGACATGAAAGAGACGGAGCGCGAGCTGGAGTCTTGGCGGGACCGCTGGATCCGCGGCCAGGCTCTGCGGCTGGTGGATCGCGTGACTGACATCCAGGGGGTGCCCGTTGTTGCCGAGGTTGTGGAGGGCGCGACTCCAGACCAGATGAGGCGAATGGTGGACGTGCTGCGGGAGACGATCCACTCCGGAGTCGTGGTGCTCGGGTCCAAACAAGAAGACAAGGTCATGTTCGTGGCGGCGGTATCCCCGGATTGGGTGGCGAAGGGTCTCCACGCCGGACAGTTGGTGAAAGAGGTGGCCGCTGCGGCCGGGGGCGGCGGTGGCGGGAAGCCTGACCTCGCCCAAGCGGGCGGGCGACATCCGGAGAAATTGGCAGAGGCACTTTCCCGGGTGCCGGGGTGGGTGATGCGCCAACGAGGGGCCGGGGTGTCATAA
- a CDS encoding AI-2E family transporter, giving the protein MGKWTQRELLQTATLILVVLACVYMVIQLRPVWDWALGLIGSVATPFVVALIISYLLNPVVEALVKRRVPRGISILIIYAIFLLISAVAAVQGIPALVEQVKALAANLPETVNRIDQWLNELARQTRYLPDGIQQAVENHLNQLERWTGRFLGQVVASLGATVGQLLSAFVVPFLVFYLLKDLKMVERVVLSLAPREQRDSWKKLLQEIDDALGRYVRGQLLVMALVGVLTYAGYLIIGLPFSLLMASIVAVANIIPYVGPFIGLAPAALIGLTISPAMALKVLLVNLIVQQIESNLISPTVVGRSLDIHPLAIIFALLLGGQLAGIAGMVFAVPVLAVLRVIGQHWSSFRKGPV; this is encoded by the coding sequence GTGGGCAAGTGGACCCAGCGAGAGCTCCTCCAAACCGCCACCTTGATTTTGGTCGTTCTGGCTTGCGTATATATGGTGATCCAGCTGCGTCCGGTCTGGGATTGGGCTTTGGGTTTGATCGGATCGGTGGCGACTCCTTTTGTGGTGGCCTTGATCATTTCCTATCTTTTGAACCCCGTTGTCGAGGCCCTGGTGAAACGCAGGGTTCCCCGGGGTATCAGTATACTCATCATTTATGCCATCTTTTTGCTAATCAGTGCAGTGGCGGCAGTGCAGGGCATCCCTGCCTTGGTGGAGCAGGTCAAAGCTTTGGCCGCCAACCTGCCGGAAACGGTCAACCGCATCGATCAATGGCTGAATGAGCTGGCCCGGCAGACCCGATATTTACCTGACGGCATCCAGCAGGCGGTGGAAAATCACCTGAACCAGCTGGAGCGATGGACGGGACGGTTTCTCGGCCAGGTGGTCGCCTCCTTGGGGGCCACGGTGGGCCAGTTGCTCAGCGCCTTTGTCGTGCCCTTCCTGGTGTTTTATCTTCTTAAAGATCTTAAAATGGTCGAGCGCGTGGTGCTCAGTCTAGCTCCCCGGGAACAACGGGATTCCTGGAAAAAGCTGTTGCAAGAAATCGACGATGCTCTGGGTCGGTACGTGCGCGGGCAGCTTTTGGTGATGGCTCTGGTGGGCGTACTGACCTATGCGGGTTATTTGATCATCGGCCTCCCCTTTTCTCTACTTATGGCCTCGATTGTGGCCGTGGCGAACATCATCCCGTACGTCGGGCCCTTTATCGGCCTTGCCCCGGCCGCTCTGATCGGCTTGACCATTTCGCCGGCCATGGCTCTGAAGGTGCTCCTGGTCAACCTGATCGTGCAGCAGATCGAGAGCAATCTTATTTCCCCGACGGTGGTGGGGCGCTCTTTAGACATCCACCCCTTGGCGATTATTTTTGCATTGCTTCTGGGAGGACAATTGGCCGGTATTGCGGGGATGGTGTTCGCCGTCCCGGTTTTAGCGGTGCTTCGGGTGATTGGGCAGCATTGGTCATCTTTTCGCAAAGGGCCCGTTTGA
- a CDS encoding UbiA-like polyprenyltransferase, with protein MKKLVLFLRLVKFEHTIFALPYAYLGMILAAYDHTRGLPTWGQVFWVTVAMVGARSAAMGLNRVIDRAIDARNPRTAQRELPRGLLSTLEVWVFIIVSLAVLGVAAWKLNPLCVELLPVAVVILVVYSYTKRFTWMSHFVLGIADGLAPLGGWLAVSGQFDLPAVVLAAAVATWIAAFDIIYACQDVDFDRDNGLHSVPVRFGIRRGLWISRGLDVVSVALFLSLLIWVPLGWLYAVGIAMVALLLIYEHRLVSPEDMTHIEKAFFTVNSYVAMVAFVFTAGDVLWHVLR; from the coding sequence GTGAAGAAGCTCGTCTTATTTTTGCGACTGGTGAAATTCGAACATACGATATTCGCTCTCCCCTACGCTTACCTGGGAATGATCCTGGCTGCATATGACCACACCCGAGGCCTCCCCACCTGGGGGCAAGTGTTTTGGGTTACGGTGGCGATGGTCGGAGCCCGGAGCGCGGCCATGGGGTTGAATCGGGTGATCGACCGGGCCATCGACGCTCGAAATCCGCGCACAGCCCAGCGGGAGTTGCCCCGGGGACTCCTGTCGACGCTGGAAGTTTGGGTGTTTATCATCGTTTCCCTGGCGGTGCTCGGCGTGGCCGCATGGAAATTGAACCCTCTGTGCGTGGAACTGTTGCCGGTGGCCGTGGTGATTCTCGTAGTGTACTCGTACACCAAGCGATTCACCTGGATGAGCCACTTCGTTCTCGGCATTGCAGATGGTCTGGCACCCCTTGGCGGGTGGCTCGCGGTCTCTGGACAGTTCGATCTGCCCGCGGTGGTGCTGGCGGCGGCGGTGGCGACGTGGATTGCCGCCTTTGACATCATCTACGCCTGCCAGGATGTGGATTTCGATCGGGACAATGGCCTACACTCGGTGCCAGTCCGGTTCGGTATCCGGAGGGGTTTGTGGATTTCCCGGGGTTTAGACGTTGTATCGGTGGCTTTGTTTTTGAGCCTTCTGATCTGGGTGCCCCTTGGGTGGCTCTACGCCGTGGGAATCGCCATGGTGGCCCTGCTTCTGATTTACGAGCATCGGCTGGTATCCCCCGAGGATATGACTCACATCGAAAAAGCCTTTTTCACCGTCAACAGTTATGTGGCCATGGTAGCCTTTGTTTTTACGGCGGGGGACGTACTGTGGCATGTTTTGCGGTGA
- the mobA gene encoding molybdenum cofactor guanylyltransferase, translating into MHKGTLRPWAVLLAGGRSSRMGVDKALLPVGNRPLIVHLTEQVRALGWPCVIVLPPAGPPARIGRYQSLVPWASFVFDAEAWRGPVMGIASGAAAVRSEWMALLSCDIPNLDTALLAEMMEIAATPSPDAPLAGIYVAGEPFHGLYRRESALRAARKVLTKAGPRASARGWLDALGPAQVLPATRRSWVNLNTPRDYEEYMRRSGAQNP; encoded by the coding sequence GTGCACAAAGGCACGCTCCGGCCCTGGGCGGTCTTGCTCGCAGGGGGCCGCAGTTCTCGAATGGGGGTAGACAAGGCGCTCTTGCCGGTTGGCAATCGGCCCCTGATCGTACACCTGACCGAGCAAGTCCGGGCCCTTGGCTGGCCTTGTGTCATCGTTCTCCCGCCCGCCGGTCCTCCCGCCCGGATCGGGCGTTATCAATCCTTGGTTCCCTGGGCGTCCTTTGTTTTTGATGCCGAAGCCTGGCGGGGACCCGTGATGGGGATCGCTTCCGGGGCTGCCGCCGTGCGTTCCGAATGGATGGCGCTACTAAGTTGCGACATCCCCAATCTGGATACGGCGCTTTTGGCGGAAATGATGGAGATCGCCGCCACCCCTTCGCCGGACGCCCCCTTGGCCGGGATATATGTGGCTGGCGAGCCCTTTCACGGACTCTACCGGCGGGAATCGGCGTTGCGGGCGGCCAGGAAAGTTCTAACAAAGGCTGGGCCCCGGGCCTCCGCCAGAGGATGGCTCGACGCCCTGGGGCCCGCCCAGGTTCTTCCGGCAACACGAAGAAGCTGGGTGAATCTCAACACCCCAAGAGATTACGAGGAGTATATGCGGCGCAGTGGTGCACAAAACCCGTAG
- a CDS encoding molybdopterin molybdotransferase MoeA, which translates to MPKLEPIDFADARRLCFERVTPLDRVRIPLGQSAGEVLARSVELPEDVPPFDRSVIDGFAVRSVDCSQAKANEPAVLSVVDEVAAGGWPSRSLGPGQAVRTMTGAPVAPGADAVIPIEDVRFPEGSRGLVGERIEVIAPVPVGESIQRRGEDLSRGSAPVEAGRRIGPAEAAVLATAGVEEVEVCRAPRVALFSTGDELVSGPGPLTPGKIRNSNGPMLLAMTRLAGADARDLGRLPDLPDKVIEAVAGVLEWADVVVTTGAVSVGDYDVVPGAMEELGMDILFQRVRIRPGKPVTVAVKGNKMWFALPGNPASAFVTGHLFLLPSLRLMRGYTGWDLSKTEAELRGRPGGEPGPSVRFWRARAWIEDGRVVADADREQSSSALSSFVGANAVVEVPPFADPAVGDRVTVWWLNPLVP; encoded by the coding sequence ATGCCGAAATTAGAACCCATCGATTTTGCCGACGCGAGACGCCTGTGTTTCGAACGCGTGACACCCTTGGACCGGGTGCGAATCCCCCTGGGACAATCCGCCGGTGAGGTTCTTGCCCGGTCAGTGGAGTTGCCCGAGGACGTGCCCCCCTTTGACCGATCGGTGATCGATGGGTTTGCCGTCCGGTCGGTGGACTGTTCCCAGGCGAAGGCGAACGAACCCGCCGTACTGTCGGTGGTGGATGAGGTGGCGGCGGGGGGCTGGCCCTCCCGAAGCTTGGGGCCGGGTCAGGCAGTGCGAACCATGACCGGGGCGCCGGTGGCACCCGGGGCGGATGCGGTCATTCCCATTGAGGATGTCCGTTTTCCCGAAGGCTCCAGGGGTTTAGTAGGAGAACGCATCGAGGTGATCGCCCCGGTTCCCGTCGGAGAATCGATCCAGCGCCGGGGGGAAGATTTATCCCGGGGATCTGCGCCGGTGGAAGCCGGTCGCCGGATCGGTCCGGCGGAGGCGGCGGTGCTTGCCACGGCCGGGGTCGAAGAGGTGGAGGTGTGCCGTGCGCCTCGGGTGGCGCTGTTTTCCACCGGGGACGAGTTGGTGAGCGGCCCCGGGCCTCTCACCCCGGGGAAAATCCGCAACAGCAATGGCCCGATGCTCCTGGCAATGACGCGGTTGGCCGGGGCGGATGCCCGGGATCTGGGACGCCTGCCGGATCTCCCGGACAAAGTGATCGAGGCGGTGGCGGGGGTCTTGGAGTGGGCCGATGTGGTGGTGACGACCGGAGCGGTGTCTGTGGGGGATTACGATGTGGTGCCCGGGGCCATGGAAGAACTCGGGATGGACATTTTATTCCAAAGGGTTCGGATCCGTCCCGGAAAACCTGTGACGGTTGCGGTGAAGGGCAACAAAATGTGGTTTGCCCTCCCCGGCAACCCGGCTTCTGCCTTTGTCACCGGCCACCTGTTCCTGCTCCCGTCTCTGCGCCTCATGCGCGGCTATACGGGGTGGGATTTGTCGAAAACTGAGGCGGAACTCCGGGGCCGACCCGGCGGTGAACCCGGGCCTTCCGTTCGATTTTGGAGGGCCCGGGCGTGGATCGAAGACGGCCGAGTGGTGGCGGATGCTGACCGGGAACAATCGTCTTCCGCCCTCTCCAGTTTTGTGGGTGCGAACGCCGTGGTGGAAGTTCCGCCTTTCGCCGATCCTGCCGTAGGGGATCGGGTCACAGTCTGGTGGCTAAATCCCCTGGTACCCTGA
- a CDS encoding DUF1641 domain-containing protein: MAEPIRMVKRSVGGGEQPAAPGWQEMAAKYAPALEETLELLAVLREKGILRTLRDVAASGEEVLEILVHQVNTQGGKRLLKNAVALGEVLASVDLQGAAETAKIVAEGLRQPAGAREWEHRPPGMMDLFRAIRDPDVAAGLLILLRAAKVIGAAARGAETGTAPRP, from the coding sequence GTGGCTGAGCCGATCCGCATGGTGAAACGGTCTGTCGGGGGCGGGGAGCAACCGGCCGCTCCGGGATGGCAGGAGATGGCGGCCAAATACGCGCCGGCGTTGGAGGAGACCTTGGAGCTACTGGCCGTGTTGCGTGAAAAAGGGATCCTGCGCACTTTGCGGGATGTGGCGGCATCTGGGGAAGAGGTCCTGGAGATCCTGGTCCATCAGGTGAACACCCAAGGCGGAAAGCGGTTGTTAAAAAATGCGGTGGCTTTAGGAGAGGTATTGGCGTCGGTGGACTTGCAAGGAGCGGCGGAAACGGCCAAGATCGTTGCAGAGGGGTTGCGTCAGCCCGCCGGGGCCCGGGAATGGGAGCACCGGCCGCCGGGGATGATGGATCTGTTCCGGGCGATTCGGGATCCGGATGTGGCGGCCGGTCTGCTGATCCTTCTTCGGGCGGCGAAGGTCATCGGTGCCGCAGCCCGGGGGGCGGAGACCGGGACGGCTCCCCGCCCATAG